Proteins encoded by one window of Cellvibrio sp. KY-GH-1:
- a CDS encoding prepilin-type N-terminal cleavage/methylation domain-containing protein, giving the protein MNPRQQGFTLIEIIVVVFIIGMAVGVISISVGGNAAADKARKEADEFMLQTTYVAEQAVLKGETYGLFVELRPAQDVDAQEQWCYIWRRVRDRAWQDLTELTPHCIAEGLAIEFTIDEELWEYDPELEFQDPVIGFFPSGDATAETEIAIFASQTNMDDEVETQKFKLDATGEIHWVNEEERLEAERKGR; this is encoded by the coding sequence GTGAACCCCCGCCAACAGGGTTTTACCCTGATCGAAATCATCGTGGTGGTATTTATCATCGGCATGGCGGTGGGGGTCATTTCGATTTCAGTCGGTGGCAATGCCGCGGCTGACAAGGCGCGCAAGGAAGCCGATGAGTTCATGTTACAAACCACCTACGTGGCTGAGCAGGCGGTACTAAAAGGCGAAACCTATGGTTTATTTGTCGAGTTGCGCCCAGCCCAGGATGTGGATGCTCAGGAACAATGGTGTTACATCTGGCGGCGAGTGCGCGACCGCGCCTGGCAAGACCTGACCGAGCTAACTCCCCACTGTATTGCGGAAGGCCTGGCGATTGAATTTACGATTGATGAAGAGCTGTGGGAATATGACCCGGAGCTGGAATTTCAGGATCCGGTGATCGGCTTTTTCCCCAGTGGCGATGCTACGGCGGAAACTGAAATCGCCATTTTTGCCAGTCAAACCAATATGGATGACGAGGTGGAAACCCAGAAATTCAAGTTGGATGCGACCGGTGAAATTCATTGGGTTAACGAAGAAGAGCGACTCGAAGCGGAGCGCAAAGGTCGATGA
- the gspC gene encoding type II secretion system protein GspC → MPDKSFVNNAALAQRTAQLEQLLQRLFAFLSRIPLERWQWLIVLLLVIWLSHSVARLFWLVIPGPTIPPATVTSVVAAMPGANPAAAEVINIAQVKNLAPFGETSAEPVAAVEAQPAPATQGIENNAADTQLNLILRGVLSSNDEKAARAIIATGDRADVYGIGDALPIGNNVTLAKVLDLRVIINNNGSFESLWMYKDDPAAKLGTAVAAPSSEWATPGGYANPPYQQQPPVFADKSPRFDSPVPSPAGDAGMAQMGKTLADVVAMSIYRENGQVVGYKIRPGRNAEMFSSLGLQTDDVVTAVNGVPLSSPGKIMEIYKSMGSATSANLEIRRGGSTVNLDVMLK, encoded by the coding sequence ATGCCAGATAAGTCTTTTGTAAATAACGCCGCCCTTGCACAGCGAACTGCCCAGTTAGAGCAGCTGCTGCAGCGCCTCTTTGCCTTTTTGAGTCGCATACCACTGGAGCGTTGGCAGTGGTTGATTGTGCTGTTGCTCGTAATTTGGCTGAGCCACAGCGTGGCGCGCCTATTTTGGCTGGTTATACCTGGGCCGACTATTCCGCCGGCGACAGTTACTTCGGTGGTGGCCGCCATGCCTGGCGCTAATCCAGCGGCGGCAGAGGTGATCAATATCGCACAGGTTAAAAATTTAGCGCCTTTTGGCGAGACCAGTGCAGAGCCCGTGGCAGCAGTGGAGGCGCAACCGGCGCCCGCAACCCAAGGCATCGAAAATAACGCGGCAGATACCCAGCTCAACTTAATTTTGCGCGGTGTGTTGTCGAGCAATGATGAAAAAGCGGCGCGGGCCATTATTGCAACCGGCGACAGAGCAGATGTTTATGGGATTGGCGATGCACTCCCTATTGGCAACAATGTAACCCTCGCCAAGGTGCTTGACCTGCGGGTAATTATTAATAACAACGGTTCCTTTGAATCCTTGTGGATGTACAAGGATGACCCAGCAGCAAAACTGGGTACCGCGGTTGCGGCACCTTCATCTGAGTGGGCAACACCCGGCGGGTATGCCAATCCTCCTTACCAACAGCAACCACCGGTGTTTGCCGATAAAAGCCCGCGTTTTGATTCGCCTGTACCTTCTCCCGCTGGCGATGCGGGAATGGCGCAGATGGGTAAGACACTCGCTGATGTGGTGGCGATGAGTATTTATCGCGAGAACGGCCAAGTGGTGGGTTACAAGATTCGCCCAGGGCGCAACGCGGAAATGTTTAGCTCTTTAGGTTTACAGACAGATGACGTAGTCACTGCCGTTAACGGGGTTCCGCTCAGTAGTCCTGGCAAGATTATGGAAATATACAAAAGTATGGGTAGTGCCACATCGGCGAATCTGGAGATCAGACGCGGTGGCAGTACAGTTAACCTAGACGTAATGCTCAAGTGA
- the gspD gene encoding type II secretion system secretin GspD, with product MIRSNGRNNKKIISSVMLAAIISGTVNLAWAQVEPAGQNAAGEQAWTVNFNDSDIQEVIKFIAGATGKTIIIDPKVRGPIKVINTKPLNAKELYELFLASLDVHGFTAVESGNIVRIVMNRDARNLPIPTENNVKNKDDLYITQVIPLKNTSAAKILAALRPLVPQYGHLTTYEPSNALIITDTRANVARMNELVIQLDKIGMTHTDVIPLKYANAADVVAMLSQLEKPDPNRGMTTSPPVIVADKRTNAVVISGDDLSRQRLKLLIDDLDRPQTRNSNVRVIYLKYSKAEEVAKVLTGMLQSVGGAKPADGAPANATQAAVQADEATNSVLITADVETMDTLLSIVDSLDIRRAQVLVEAIIVEITGKNQKELGIEWMYQADDAGFGGFAPGSGLGGVAGSAFNLLESPNDNDALAGLATGIVSAKSPIFGVGRLGKNVDFLSVLKLLQTTESSNILSTPSLLTTDNSEASILVGQQVPFVTGSYTGMTGSTTGGNNSFSSPFNTVNREDVGIKLQVTPHINGGDSLVLDIEQEISSVLGGSESSPNGPTTSKREIKTQILAGDSQTVVLGGLIQDQVDKSDSRVPVLGSIPVLGHLFRSQGAKKNKTNLLIFLKPTIIRTDEVLTGATAEKYRTLRDQQVQFQRNRGILMNKSDVPVLPEWEEKIREFQQNSQQPANTQAGE from the coding sequence GTGATCCGTTCGAATGGTCGTAACAATAAGAAAATAATCTCCAGCGTAATGCTGGCGGCGATTATCAGTGGTACCGTTAATCTCGCCTGGGCGCAAGTAGAACCCGCTGGGCAAAATGCAGCAGGTGAGCAGGCCTGGACAGTAAATTTTAATGACTCGGATATTCAGGAAGTTATTAAATTTATTGCGGGGGCTACCGGGAAAACCATCATTATCGATCCCAAGGTGCGTGGCCCGATTAAGGTAATCAACACCAAGCCACTCAACGCTAAAGAGCTTTATGAGCTGTTCCTCGCATCGCTGGATGTGCATGGCTTCACGGCTGTGGAAAGCGGCAATATTGTACGTATTGTAATGAACCGCGATGCGCGCAATTTACCCATTCCGACGGAAAACAATGTCAAAAACAAAGACGATTTATATATCACCCAGGTAATCCCGCTGAAAAATACCAGCGCGGCAAAAATTTTGGCGGCGTTGCGTCCCCTGGTTCCCCAGTATGGCCACCTGACAACCTATGAACCCAGCAATGCGCTGATTATTACTGACACCCGTGCCAACGTTGCGCGCATGAATGAGTTGGTGATTCAGCTGGATAAAATCGGTATGACCCATACCGACGTGATTCCATTGAAATACGCGAACGCAGCCGATGTGGTGGCCATGTTGAGCCAACTGGAAAAGCCGGATCCCAATCGCGGTATGACTACTTCCCCACCGGTGATTGTGGCGGACAAGCGCACCAACGCAGTGGTTATCAGTGGCGATGATTTGAGTCGCCAGCGCCTCAAGTTATTGATCGATGATTTGGATCGCCCGCAAACCCGCAATAGCAATGTGCGTGTGATTTATTTGAAATATTCGAAAGCGGAAGAAGTTGCCAAGGTATTAACCGGAATGTTGCAAAGCGTCGGTGGAGCTAAACCGGCTGATGGCGCTCCCGCCAATGCAACCCAAGCGGCAGTTCAAGCGGACGAGGCGACTAACTCGGTATTGATTACTGCTGATGTGGAGACCATGGATACCCTGCTATCGATTGTTGATAGCTTGGATATTCGTCGCGCGCAGGTTTTGGTTGAAGCGATTATTGTGGAGATCACCGGCAAAAATCAGAAAGAGCTGGGTATCGAGTGGATGTATCAGGCTGATGATGCTGGCTTCGGTGGTTTTGCTCCCGGATCTGGCCTGGGTGGGGTTGCGGGCTCAGCGTTTAATTTGTTGGAAAGTCCCAACGATAATGATGCTTTGGCAGGCTTGGCGACAGGTATTGTTTCGGCCAAATCGCCAATATTTGGCGTGGGCCGCTTAGGTAAAAATGTTGATTTCTTGAGTGTGCTCAAACTGCTGCAAACGACCGAATCCAGCAATATTCTCTCTACACCAAGTCTGTTAACCACTGACAACAGTGAGGCATCTATCCTTGTTGGTCAGCAGGTGCCGTTTGTTACAGGGTCTTACACCGGAATGACTGGTTCGACCACGGGTGGTAACAACTCATTCTCCAGTCCGTTTAATACCGTAAACCGTGAAGACGTGGGTATTAAGCTACAGGTTACCCCGCACATAAATGGGGGGGATAGTCTGGTACTGGATATTGAACAGGAAATTTCATCGGTGTTGGGTGGTTCAGAATCCTCACCTAATGGTCCTACCACCAGTAAGCGTGAAATTAAAACCCAGATTCTTGCAGGTGATAGCCAGACAGTGGTGTTGGGCGGCTTAATTCAGGATCAGGTTGATAAAAGTGATAGCCGTGTGCCGGTGTTGGGCAGCATTCCAGTTCTTGGCCACTTGTTCCGCTCTCAAGGGGCCAAGAAGAATAAAACCAATCTGTTAATTTTCTTGAAGCCGACCATTATTCGGACTGACGAGGTGCTCACTGGAGCTACTGCTGAGAAGTATCGGACGTTACGCGACCAACAGGTCCAGTTCCAGCGTAATCGCGGTATTTTGATGAATAAGAGTGATGTCCCCGTCTTGCCGGAATGGGAAGAGAAAATTCGCGAATTTCAGCAAAATAGCCAACAACCTGCAAATACCCAGGCAGGGGAATAA
- the gspL gene encoding type II secretion system protein GspL, with translation MSMQLLLSVDSSTDGKTLGDWFRWCWLGTDGQPQTDTAASGDREALRAALGERSGTNQSAWLILPGASVSTRELEYSEKEKKHLRNLLPFQLEESVVGDVEELHFALGNPADGRVVVAYTDKTWLQAVFAELATLGIEVTRCWSAPQVLPLAAEATGDAYNHWSLGLYDGQFYLRYAPTLGFSVAEAHARMALSLLLASQERVDRLPALHLRAASDEDLARLSEVIPAELQTSISSQTLADAWSLDFGSSAIDLCQGDFSQRLPIERWWKLWKSVAIFAGVCALVYLGTMVFEIQKLSGENLKIRQQIEAAARGVIPQGRMVDPEKQLNTVLKQLQPTSQSGRVMELLAVVLPQISAVPNVSIKGIAYVGEIGELNINVQADSFATFEALAQSIRDKGFNAEVLSANAQGNVQTARLKITKNPQ, from the coding sequence ATGTCAATGCAACTGCTGCTCTCTGTAGATAGCTCCACCGATGGTAAAACATTGGGCGATTGGTTTCGCTGGTGTTGGCTGGGGACCGATGGCCAGCCGCAAACGGATACCGCTGCAAGCGGTGACCGTGAAGCCCTGCGCGCGGCACTGGGAGAACGTAGTGGTACTAACCAATCGGCTTGGTTGATATTGCCCGGTGCCAGTGTTAGCACGCGTGAGCTGGAATACAGTGAAAAAGAAAAAAAGCACCTGCGCAATCTTTTGCCCTTCCAACTCGAAGAGTCGGTCGTGGGCGATGTCGAGGAGCTGCATTTTGCGCTAGGTAATCCTGCCGATGGTCGCGTGGTTGTTGCTTACACCGATAAAACCTGGCTGCAGGCAGTATTTGCGGAACTGGCGACCTTGGGAATTGAAGTTACTCGCTGTTGGTCTGCGCCCCAGGTATTACCTTTGGCTGCTGAAGCTACCGGCGACGCATACAATCACTGGTCGCTGGGTCTTTATGATGGCCAATTTTATTTGCGCTACGCCCCCACGTTGGGCTTCAGTGTGGCGGAAGCACACGCACGCATGGCGCTGTCATTATTGCTAGCCTCGCAAGAGCGAGTGGATCGCCTGCCCGCCTTGCATCTGCGTGCGGCCAGCGATGAGGATCTCGCGCGCCTGAGCGAAGTAATTCCCGCCGAATTGCAAACTTCAATTAGCTCCCAGACGCTGGCCGATGCCTGGAGTCTGGATTTTGGTAGCAGTGCAATTGATTTATGTCAGGGCGATTTCTCACAGCGACTGCCCATCGAACGCTGGTGGAAACTGTGGAAATCCGTTGCGATTTTTGCGGGCGTGTGCGCGCTGGTTTATCTCGGCACTATGGTTTTCGAAATCCAAAAATTGAGCGGCGAGAATTTAAAAATTCGCCAGCAAATTGAAGCGGCCGCGCGCGGGGTTATTCCGCAAGGGCGCATGGTTGATCCGGAAAAACAACTTAATACAGTACTGAAACAACTGCAGCCCACCAGCCAGTCGGGTCGTGTTATGGAGTTGTTGGCGGTGGTGTTACCGCAAATTTCAGCAGTGCCTAATGTGAGCATTAAAGGTATCGCGTATGTGGGCGAAATTGGCGAGTTAAATATTAATGTGCAGGCCGATAGCTTCGCGACATTTGAGGCGCTCGCACAAAGTATTCGCGATAAGGGTTTTAATGCGGAAGTGCTCAGTGCAAATGCTCAGGGCAACGTGCAAACGGCGCGGTTAAAAATAACTAAAAATCCCCAGTAA
- the gspF gene encoding type II secretion system inner membrane protein GspF: MGAYSYKALNEEGKTVKGILEGDSERHIRTQLRAKKLKPLEVVSATGEAPATASGEGLNLSATFRRRAAKLSVRDLSLITRQLASLVKSGLPLDEALHATAKQSQKANVKRVVLQVRTRVLEGFSLAQAMGDNPAAFNDMYRALVRAGEGSGYLSPVLERLADYTQTSQQLQQRIKMAMIYPIVMLVVSLAVIVALMVLVVPKLVKIFEQGKRELPALTEALIATSNFLINYGVYLFVVLIGVYYLIKRLMKDPKRLRAWHVVQLKLPVIGELVKQINSARFAATLSLLSASGVPLLQALNISGQVMTNKILQEACDQVAAAVREGMSLSRAMENTGNFPPLLVQLVASGETNGTLPQQLDNASKDQERELEMMLGVAMGLLEPATIIFMGGAVCLIVLAILTPIFEMTKLS; encoded by the coding sequence ATGGGTGCCTACAGTTACAAAGCGCTGAACGAAGAAGGAAAAACCGTTAAGGGGATTCTTGAAGGTGACTCCGAGCGGCATATTCGCACCCAGTTGCGCGCCAAAAAGCTTAAGCCATTAGAGGTCGTGAGCGCCACCGGTGAAGCTCCGGCAACTGCTAGCGGTGAAGGGCTGAACCTGTCGGCGACTTTCCGTCGTCGCGCTGCCAAGCTCAGTGTGCGCGATTTAAGTTTGATTACCCGCCAGCTCGCCTCCTTGGTAAAGTCCGGCTTGCCGCTGGATGAAGCCTTGCACGCTACGGCCAAACAATCGCAAAAAGCCAATGTTAAACGTGTGGTATTGCAAGTGCGTACGCGTGTATTGGAAGGTTTTAGTCTCGCCCAGGCCATGGGTGATAATCCTGCTGCATTTAACGATATGTACCGCGCCTTGGTGCGTGCCGGTGAAGGCTCTGGCTATTTAAGCCCGGTGTTGGAAAGGCTCGCAGATTACACCCAGACCAGCCAGCAACTGCAGCAACGCATCAAAATGGCGATGATTTACCCGATCGTAATGCTGGTTGTGAGCCTTGCAGTAATTGTCGCTTTGATGGTGCTGGTCGTGCCCAAGTTGGTAAAAATATTTGAGCAGGGCAAGCGTGAATTGCCGGCACTTACCGAGGCTCTGATTGCTACGAGTAATTTTTTGATCAATTACGGCGTGTATTTATTTGTCGTGCTGATCGGGGTGTACTACCTGATCAAACGCTTGATGAAAGATCCCAAGCGATTGCGCGCTTGGCATGTGGTGCAGTTGAAATTGCCGGTGATTGGCGAACTTGTGAAGCAAATTAACTCGGCGCGTTTTGCTGCAACACTCAGTTTGTTATCGGCGAGTGGTGTACCGCTTCTGCAGGCGTTAAATATTTCCGGTCAGGTGATGACAAATAAAATCTTGCAAGAGGCCTGCGATCAGGTTGCTGCGGCGGTGCGCGAGGGTATGAGTTTGAGTCGCGCGATGGAAAATACCGGAAACTTTCCTCCTCTGTTGGTTCAGTTGGTAGCGAGCGGGGAAACCAACGGCACCCTGCCACAGCAGTTGGATAACGCATCCAAAGATCAGGAGCGGGAGCTGGAGATGATGCTGGGGGTGGCCATGGGGCTGCTTGAGCCGGCCACAATTATTTTTATGGGTGGTGCCGTGTGCTTGATTGTACTGGCAATTCTCACGCCTATTTTCGAAATGACCAAGCTAAGTTAA
- the gspG gene encoding type II secretion system major pseudopilin GspG — MNTRARMSGLKASARQAGFTLVEIMVVVIIIGLLAGIVVPNVMDNLDKANIQKARADFSSLQTALKLYRIDNFTYPTTEQGLEALASKPSIAPVPRNYKESGYIDNLTKDPWGNDYQYMSPGEGHEYDIYSLGADGVSGGEGQNADISVWDAE, encoded by the coding sequence ATGAACACAAGAGCGCGTATGTCCGGCCTTAAGGCCAGTGCCCGTCAGGCGGGTTTCACCCTGGTAGAGATCATGGTGGTGGTAATCATCATTGGTTTGCTGGCGGGGATTGTGGTACCTAACGTGATGGATAACCTCGATAAGGCCAATATCCAGAAAGCGCGCGCGGACTTTAGCTCCCTGCAAACGGCACTCAAACTTTATCGTATTGATAACTTCACCTATCCCACGACCGAGCAAGGTCTGGAAGCCCTGGCGAGCAAGCCCTCCATCGCACCGGTACCACGCAACTACAAAGAGTCTGGTTACATTGATAACCTCACCAAAGACCCATGGGGCAATGACTATCAGTACATGAGTCCTGGTGAAGGTCACGAATACGACATCTACAGTCTCGGTGCTGATGGTGTGAGCGGTGGTGAAGGCCAGAATGCCGACATCAGCGTGTGGGATGCAGAATAA
- the gspJ gene encoding type II secretion system minor pseudopilin GspJ, giving the protein MILNSPSSCNSRQRGFTLLEVMIALVISAIIAVMAFQSLDSADRGATRTNEVLNEINKIDRAWQIIGTDLRHIVPPIGTDRTWIFKGDSLNGSGEDADQVLLIFKRRGWVNFSNRQRSDLQLVEYRLLDGKLWRDFAPEYNLLLADVDLEEDDGLHQLLLEDVEDVQIRFLHQGAIASRGKSALEGREFTDDWLQDWPDATTGAVGLPLAIEITIQLKGVGTIARLFALPEQFQPPQ; this is encoded by the coding sequence GTGATCCTGAATTCACCCAGCAGCTGCAATAGCCGGCAGCGGGGTTTTACCCTGCTAGAGGTCATGATCGCGTTGGTGATTTCGGCAATCATCGCCGTAATGGCATTCCAGTCGCTGGACTCCGCTGATCGCGGTGCAACACGCACCAACGAAGTATTGAATGAAATTAATAAAATTGACCGTGCCTGGCAGATTATCGGAACTGACCTGCGCCACATAGTGCCACCGATTGGTACTGACCGAACCTGGATATTTAAGGGCGACAGCCTAAACGGGTCAGGTGAAGACGCCGATCAAGTGCTGTTGATTTTCAAGCGCAGAGGCTGGGTGAATTTCTCAAACCGCCAACGCAGCGACCTGCAATTGGTGGAGTATCGCCTACTGGATGGAAAGCTGTGGCGTGACTTTGCCCCGGAATACAACCTCCTGCTGGCGGATGTGGATCTGGAAGAAGATGACGGCTTGCATCAGTTGCTTCTGGAAGATGTCGAAGACGTGCAAATCCGCTTTCTGCACCAGGGCGCTATAGCCTCGCGTGGCAAAAGCGCGCTGGAAGGCCGTGAATTTACCGACGATTGGCTGCAGGATTGGCCCGATGCAACCACCGGTGCTGTGGGCTTGCCCCTGGCGATAGAAATTACGATTCAACTCAAAGGGGTAGGAACAATTGCGCGCTTGTTTGCCTTGCCAGAGCAATTTCAGCCGCCGCAATAG
- the gspI gene encoding type II secretion system minor pseudopilin GspI — protein MSFIRRQHDQQQAGFTLLEAMIALMIVAMALPALVTLVMTQLDGSGAIRDKTYAYWVAENQLTRIRLLQQQKMQKRLVDYKVPEKDSGVVDLAGFRWQWQQKTIAMDTLPVPGFKRIEIAVRLLGVADGPTLGRTIVDNDKPAMALLTGYISDPEFTQQLQ, from the coding sequence ATGAGCTTTATCCGACGCCAACATGATCAGCAACAGGCGGGGTTTACCCTGTTGGAGGCGATGATCGCGCTGATGATTGTAGCTATGGCCCTCCCGGCGTTGGTTACGTTGGTTATGACCCAACTGGATGGATCGGGAGCAATTCGCGATAAAACCTATGCCTATTGGGTAGCGGAAAACCAATTGACCCGAATCCGCTTGTTGCAACAGCAAAAAATGCAAAAACGCCTAGTGGATTACAAAGTACCAGAAAAAGATTCCGGAGTAGTGGATCTGGCCGGATTTCGCTGGCAGTGGCAGCAAAAAACCATCGCTATGGATACGTTGCCGGTACCGGGCTTTAAGCGCATAGAAATTGCGGTACGTCTATTGGGAGTGGCCGATGGGCCAACCTTGGGGCGGACAATAGTGGATAACGACAAACCGGCGATGGCGCTGTTGACGGGGTATATCAGTGATCCTGAATTCACCCAGCAGCTGCAATAG
- the gspK gene encoding type II secretion system minor pseudopilin GspK, with protein sequence MRACLPCQSNFSRRNSAQRGTVLVLVLLIVALVAALSIKFAAQYQLGLARAEARWHGAQARAFLEGTEEVAKLMFAEVDRDQATDFLGEGWDTEFPIEDEGVSGVAQLVDATTQLNLNDLASPLVGDKPMGSPERYTSEQQRRFIRLLQTFPDIPLGQDQAEYLLEAVVDWIDADENESGQGGAESNFYQSMPEPYMPANAPFKSVDELRLIRGFHENPQLVLRLMPFITVLPQPGVGMNINTMEPVVRGTKMINNLLLTINDSNSLSPAPESDLKQIFAARPETGFTEQSAIQTAFPGKNVEGLNVKATFFWLNATVQLVEQRRSMRSLMTRDDFQGRPTLKAIQREDVYELPSSVRHGDEEEDEDGETELVE encoded by the coding sequence TTGCGCGCTTGTTTGCCTTGCCAGAGCAATTTCAGCCGCCGCAATAGCGCGCAGCGCGGCACCGTGCTGGTGTTGGTGCTGCTGATTGTCGCCCTAGTGGCCGCCTTGAGTATCAAGTTTGCTGCGCAATACCAGTTGGGGCTTGCGCGTGCTGAGGCTCGCTGGCATGGCGCTCAGGCGCGAGCCTTTTTGGAAGGCACGGAAGAAGTGGCCAAGTTGATGTTTGCCGAAGTGGATCGCGATCAAGCGACTGATTTTCTGGGTGAGGGTTGGGACACGGAGTTTCCAATTGAGGACGAGGGTGTTTCTGGTGTTGCGCAACTGGTCGATGCTACCACCCAGCTCAACCTGAATGATCTAGCCTCTCCATTGGTCGGTGATAAGCCAATGGGTAGCCCTGAACGCTATACCTCGGAGCAGCAGCGGCGTTTTATCCGGTTATTACAAACCTTTCCGGACATACCGCTTGGGCAGGATCAGGCAGAGTATTTGCTGGAAGCGGTAGTGGACTGGATTGATGCGGATGAAAACGAATCCGGCCAAGGCGGCGCTGAGTCGAATTTTTATCAAAGTATGCCCGAACCCTATATGCCGGCTAATGCGCCGTTTAAATCAGTCGATGAACTGCGTTTGATTCGAGGTTTTCATGAAAACCCACAATTAGTTTTGCGCTTAATGCCGTTTATCACGGTGTTACCGCAACCCGGGGTGGGCATGAATATTAATACGATGGAGCCGGTGGTACGCGGGACTAAAATGATCAATAACTTACTGTTAACGATCAATGACAGCAATTCGTTATCGCCCGCACCCGAGTCAGATCTTAAACAGATTTTTGCCGCTCGCCCTGAAACCGGGTTCACCGAACAGTCTGCAATCCAGACGGCATTTCCCGGCAAAAATGTAGAGGGGCTGAACGTAAAGGCGACGTTTTTTTGGCTTAACGCCACAGTGCAGTTGGTTGAGCAACGCCGCAGTATGCGTAGCCTGATGACACGCGATGATTTTCAGGGGCGTCCGACGCTCAAGGCAATCCAGCGTGAAGATGTTTATGAGTTGCCCAGCTCTGTGCGCCACGGCGATGAAGAAGAGGATGAGGATGGCGAAACCGAGCTGGTTGAGTAA
- the gspE gene encoding type II secretion system ATPase GspE — protein MSEQVLEPTLGADSPLGDEDSSSQLQAFERLPFSFASAHGVMLEDVGASARPRVLHKPGLTLDVLLELQRILGKSFELEEMPAEDFQKRLTREYQSGDGAAQRAAEDLGNEFDLSSMADDLADRTDLLAGDDDAPIIRLINAILSQAVREGASDIHLEPFEDRVSVRFRIDGVLTEVLSPKAELAPVLVSRLKVMARLDIAEKRLPQDGRITVRLAGHAVDIRVSTIPSAFGERIVLRILDQAAGQLRLEQLQMPPQVYERLTKNLIKPHGIILVTGPTGSGKTTTLYASLSHINTRSRNILTIEDPVEYLLPGIGQTQVNAKVDMTFARGLRAILRQDPDVVMVGEIRDGETAEIAIQASLTGHLVLSTLHTNTAIGAVLRLKDMGVEPFLLASSLEVVMAQRLVRVLCTHCKEQYLPSDAEREMLKLPVDTPIWRPAPSGCKHCNHQGYRGRKGIYELIEITERLRHLIHEQAGEQELLAEARKNSASMSDDGRTCVLNGVTSIEEVLRVTTQL, from the coding sequence GTGAGCGAGCAAGTACTGGAGCCAACTCTGGGAGCTGATTCGCCGCTCGGAGATGAAGACTCATCAAGTCAATTGCAGGCATTTGAGCGCCTCCCGTTCAGTTTTGCCTCTGCCCATGGCGTTATGTTGGAAGACGTAGGTGCGAGCGCTAGGCCGCGTGTACTGCATAAGCCGGGGCTAACTCTGGATGTGCTCTTGGAGTTGCAACGGATCCTCGGCAAGAGTTTTGAGCTGGAAGAAATGCCAGCCGAGGATTTCCAGAAGCGCCTGACCCGCGAATACCAAAGTGGTGATGGGGCCGCTCAGCGGGCCGCGGAAGATCTGGGCAATGAGTTCGATTTGTCTTCCATGGCGGATGACTTGGCTGATCGCACCGACTTGCTGGCCGGTGACGATGACGCACCGATTATTCGTTTGATTAATGCAATTCTCTCCCAGGCGGTACGTGAAGGTGCTTCAGATATCCACCTTGAGCCTTTTGAAGATCGCGTTTCAGTACGTTTTCGGATCGATGGTGTATTAACGGAAGTGCTGTCACCCAAGGCTGAGCTGGCGCCAGTTCTGGTGTCGCGTCTCAAGGTAATGGCGCGTTTGGACATCGCTGAAAAACGCCTACCGCAAGATGGCCGTATTACTGTTCGCCTTGCCGGGCACGCAGTAGATATTCGTGTATCGACCATTCCTTCTGCCTTCGGCGAGCGGATTGTGTTGCGTATTCTCGATCAGGCAGCGGGGCAATTGCGTCTGGAGCAGTTGCAGATGCCACCGCAGGTGTATGAGCGCCTGACCAAAAACCTGATCAAACCACACGGTATTATTCTGGTAACCGGCCCAACCGGCTCCGGTAAAACAACTACCCTCTATGCTAGTCTCAGCCATATCAATACTCGCAGCCGCAATATTCTTACTATTGAAGATCCGGTGGAATACCTGTTGCCCGGTATCGGCCAAACCCAGGTAAATGCCAAAGTCGATATGACCTTTGCGCGCGGTCTGCGCGCGATTTTGCGTCAAGACCCGGACGTAGTAATGGTGGGTGAGATTCGAGACGGTGAAACTGCAGAAATTGCGATTCAAGCATCGTTAACTGGTCACTTGGTGCTATCTACACTTCACACCAATACTGCTATTGGTGCAGTGTTGCGTTTGAAAGATATGGGTGTTGAGCCCTTCTTGTTGGCATCGAGCCTTGAAGTGGTTATGGCGCAGCGCTTGGTGCGTGTGCTCTGTACCCACTGTAAGGAACAATACCTACCGAGTGATGCGGAGCGTGAAATGCTCAAATTGCCGGTGGATACCCCTATCTGGCGCCCGGCACCCAGCGGTTGCAAGCATTGTAACCATCAGGGTTATCGTGGTCGTAAGGGTATTTATGAGCTGATTGAGATTACCGAGCGGCTGCGCCACTTGATCCATGAGCAAGCGGGCGAGCAAGAGCTATTAGCCGAGGCGCGCAAAAACAGCGCGTCTATGAGCGATGACGGCCGTACCTGCGTGCTCAACGGCGTCACCAGTATTGAAGAAGTCTTGCGCGTAACTACGCAGCTCTAA